A single Marinobacter sp. es.042 DNA region contains:
- a CDS encoding amidoligase family protein translates to MTQVSACRMPDILETNEGKERRVGVEIELSGLGYDELVALAAKMLEGTPELKSRYVTTLQTALGDFTVELDSDPIKDLDLADERLPESIRELGGQAMDVIDAAAERVVPLEIISPPLKFSSVEVIETLVDKLRNAGALGSRDAIYFAFGLQLNPELPDLSPETLVRYFQAFAALYEWLKHRHQLDVSRKFTTYIEPWHGRYTELLMEDNYHPNLGELMEDYLEFNPTRNRALDLLPLFAHLDKERLERHVQDPRIKSRPTLHYRLPDCDIDNPGWHFSTVWNDWVVLEQLANNPEDLADMRQLFRERRKLNLHNLTHSWRETTDDWLAKNGYV, encoded by the coding sequence ATGACTCAAGTCAGTGCCTGCAGGATGCCTGACATCCTAGAGACGAACGAAGGGAAGGAACGGCGGGTTGGCGTCGAGATCGAACTGTCAGGTCTGGGCTACGATGAGCTGGTTGCATTGGCGGCGAAGATGCTGGAGGGCACACCTGAGCTCAAGTCACGCTATGTGACAACCTTGCAGACAGCTCTTGGCGACTTCACGGTTGAGCTTGATTCCGATCCGATCAAGGATCTTGATCTGGCGGATGAGCGCCTCCCCGAGTCCATTCGTGAACTCGGTGGACAGGCGATGGATGTGATCGACGCCGCGGCCGAACGCGTGGTACCCCTCGAGATCATAAGCCCACCCCTGAAGTTTTCCAGCGTCGAGGTGATTGAAACGCTCGTCGACAAACTCAGGAACGCCGGTGCACTGGGTAGCCGGGACGCCATCTATTTTGCGTTTGGCCTGCAGCTTAATCCCGAGTTGCCCGACCTCAGCCCCGAGACCCTGGTTCGTTACTTCCAGGCGTTCGCGGCCCTATATGAATGGCTCAAGCATCGGCATCAACTGGACGTCAGCCGCAAATTTACTACGTACATCGAACCCTGGCATGGCCGCTACACCGAGCTCCTGATGGAGGATAACTATCATCCAAACCTCGGGGAGCTCATGGAGGATTACCTGGAGTTCAATCCTACCCGGAATCGCGCGCTTGACCTGCTTCCACTGTTTGCCCACCTGGACAAGGAACGGCTGGAACGCCACGTTCAGGACCCCAGGATAAAAAGCAGGCCAACCCTGCATTACCGGTTGCCGGATTGCGACATCGACAATCCCGGCTGGCATTTCTCAACCGTTTGGAACGACTGGGTCGTTCTGGAGCAACTGGCCAACAATCCCGAAGACCTGGCCGACATGCGGCAACTGTTCCGGGAGCGGCGCAAACTGAATCTTCACAACCTGACCCACAGCTGGCGGGAAACCACTGACGACTGGCTGGCCAAAAACGGGTATGTCTGA
- the lexA gene encoding transcriptional repressor LexA: MMKLTARQSQVLDIIRRYVDETGYPPTRAEIAAELGFRSANAAEEHLRALARKGAIEMVPGASRGIRLPEAEEDLGLPVIGQVAAGSPILAQEHIEDHCTLQPEFFSPSADYLLRVRGMSMKDIGILDGDLLAVHSTQDVHNGQVVVARVGDEVTVKRFRKEGSKVYLIAENEEFAPIEVDLTEQELFIEGLGVGVIRRSDLH, translated from the coding sequence TTGATGAAGCTGACAGCAAGGCAGTCCCAGGTACTGGATATTATTCGCCGATACGTCGACGAGACCGGCTATCCGCCAACTCGTGCTGAAATCGCGGCAGAACTGGGCTTCCGTTCGGCCAACGCCGCGGAAGAACACCTTCGGGCATTGGCAAGGAAAGGTGCCATCGAGATGGTGCCGGGAGCCAGCCGCGGCATCCGTCTGCCTGAGGCGGAAGAGGACCTGGGCCTCCCGGTCATTGGTCAGGTCGCTGCCGGTAGTCCGATCCTTGCTCAGGAGCACATCGAGGACCACTGCACATTGCAGCCGGAATTCTTTTCGCCGTCTGCAGATTATCTTCTGCGGGTCCGGGGCATGAGCATGAAAGACATCGGTATTCTCGATGGCGACCTGCTGGCAGTTCACAGTACCCAGGATGTTCACAACGGCCAGGTGGTTGTTGCGCGGGTTGGCGATGAGGTTACGGTAAAGCGTTTCCGCAAGGAAGGCTCGAAGGTCTACCTGATTGCCGAAAACGAAGAATTCGCACCGATCGAAGTGGACCTTACCGAACAGGAGCTGTTCATCGAGGGTCTGGGTGTTGGTGTTATCCGCCGCTCTGACCTGCACTGA